ccaattgagaaacaaacgtgtctttaagggaccaatccagacctttttttctttaagggaccattgtgaaacttaaaatgtctttaagggaccaaaagactaattaagccatattTAATCTATAGTTAACAAGATCAAATTTAAATTGAGTACTTGAAagatttttcttatatatatttttttatcggATTTGTCTAGAGTATCATCTAAAGCATGTCTCTTTCCTTTATTTACTCTTTGTCTACATAGTCTCCTTAATATCATTTATAAATGGATAAGGAATTTTATATGGGCAAGTGATATTAATATATAGTAGGAAAATTGTCATTGTGGCTTGACATAAGATTTGTACACCTACTTTTAAAAGAGGTTTTGAATTAGGTCACTTAGAAATATCAATGAAATAGCTATGGTTAAGTTTGGATGAAAGATTTTTATTGTGGGTAAATTGCAACTCAGATGGAACAATTCATGATAATCCTGACATTACAGCTTGTGGAGACGTATATATTCAAAGAgactataaactaatattttagATTGTAGCTTTCAATAGTAGTGTTTCATTTATTCTTTACGTTAATGGAGTTATTTTAACCATTAAAATTACTTTTGATAAAGATTAACTTTATCTCTAACTTAACTAATTATAATgaggaaataatagatatagTTAATTCAGTATCAATCATTCATTGTAATTAGCTAGCTGTAATTTCTATTCAACTAATCTTTGCATTACTTCAGGGTGTCGATATATACACCAAAGCGTATGGGTTCAAACAATCATTATCTGATTACTCATTATTCATGTTGCAGCAACAAGGTTCTATTCTTGTAGTATTAATTTATGTCGATGACCTTATTATCTCGGGGAATGATCATGCTGTCATTTCAACATTCAAAACATATCTCCACACTTGTTTTCATATGAAGGATTTGGGAACTCTGAAATATTTCCTCGGTGTGGAAGTCGCAAGATCACCCACAGGAATTCTTCTTTCCCAAAGAAAGTATGCATTGGATATAGTTTCTGAAGCAGGACTTCTTGGGTGTAAACCTGCACTCACTCCTCTTGAGCAAAACCATCACTTAGCTCTTGCTAATGGAAGAATCATTGCTCAACCCGACAAGTATCGACGCTTAGTTGGTCgtctaatttatttatgtttcacAAGGCCAGAACTTTCTTACTGTGTTCATATCTTGTCTCTGTTTATGCAGCAACCAAAACAAGAACATTGGGAAGCTGCGTTGCGGGTAGTGCGCTATCTAAAAGGCAACCCTGGACAAGGCATTCTGCTGCAGCATGACAGTCCCCTACAATTGAATGGATGGTGTGATTCTGATTGGGCTAGTTGTCCTTTAACACGACGGTCACTCACAGGGTGGTTTATTCTTCTTGGTCCCTCACCAATCTCTTGGAAAACCAAGAAGCAACATACTGTTTCACGATCTTTCGCTGAAGCTGAGTATAGGTCTATGGCTACTATCACCTGCGAGTTAAAATGGCTCAAAGGCCTTTTGTGCAGTCTTGGCATTTCTCATAATCAACCAATGCAAATTTCTTGTGATAGCCAGGCTGCATTACATATGGCTAAGAATCCTGTTTTTCACGAACGGACAAAACATATTGAAGTCGATTGTCATTTTATTCGAGATGAGATAGTTAAAGATCAAATTCGTCCCACATATGTGCCTAACAATACTCAATTGGCTGACATTTTAACCAAGGCACTTGGAAGATCAAATTCGTCCCACATATGTGCCTAACAATACTCAATTGGCTGACATTTCAATTTATCACTTGGGCGCTCTCAATTTATCTCTCTATTGGGCAAGTTGGGCATTCATAACCCCATGCTCCAACTTTTTGGGGgggcggggggggggggggggggggttgtgTAATTTCTATTCAACTGATCTTGCATATCtgtatttatttcaaatatgtAATTAGCCTAAATCAATACCTTAGAATAAGGCATGATTTCCTTTGTACGGTTATGACTTTggtgtatatattattatattgacACCCTTAAGTAATGCAAAGATCATCTTTTCTTTGCTGATTCTTATTAAATTAAGTTCACAACTTTTTACTTTGATAGGTAGAATAcgtaaaaaaacaatttgtacgaatgaaaatgatatgtttcgattatatttttacaaaataccCCCACAAAAGCACTAAACCTCTTTTGATTAATGTggtatcaattttttatatgctCCACATTGCTTAACATTAGTTCACAcatgaaaaaagagaaaaacaaaattaaaaaaaagtggtGTCTTCTTTCTTTGCTTCATTAATTAGCAATGTGTCTAAATTTGGTTGCTTTCGGTCTTTTTCATGTGATTATAAAGAGTGCGATGTATCATATATGTATTCAAAATTGCCTAGTTGCTTTCCATGCATATATTTTACTactattataatatatttgaattataaTGGGAAATTTTTATGGAGAAAACACTGCAATTAAAGAAGTTCTATAATAATATACTCCATACCCTTAcccaaaaaaaagtaataataatatactcCATAGGACCGTATCCATTTCTGTCCATATAAAATGAAAGTAGGAAATCCCCTAAAAAGCAAAATTCATggtttcaagtttcaacaataagttttctacttttttttagtGGCTAACAACTATCGTGCAATTTATAATCTCGTATATTCCGACCAACAAAATACACATATTTTTTGCGTGcattttgtatatatatgttaataATACTCATAttctttgacaaaaaataaaataaaaaaatactcatatTCCAACCTTTTAATTAATTGCATTATTATTGCttactttacaaaaaaaaattacattattgCAACTTTTAATTTCCTTTAATTTCTCCACATTACTTTAATATATATGCTAAGAAATAAATATTCACAAACAAGTGAAGGTTAGTTAAttagtatgaaaaaaaattgtttagaaGAAACTGACTTCGAATTTTGATATAAATTTAGTatgtatagaaaaaaaattgttttagatAATAAATCCgtagaaaattatttttgttggaGAATATATGCATCTCTTCAGATAAATACAGTATTTCGAGTGATTAGTCTCTGATTTTTAAATGCTAAATTCAGTTagaaaattgaaggaaaaaacGACAAATTatacactttaattttttttttgtgggatCCAAATAAGTGACAAATTCTCCCTAAAAACTTTAACACTGATGCATGTCTAAACTaaggatcgaactcaggaccttaATTAGTTAAACTAACATAGACTCGTGCACCATCTCATCTAAATGTTTTTGGGTTTAATACCCTAGTGGCTTTTAGGGTTAGAGTTTAATTAAATCCTTTCCCCTTTTGGTCCTCTACAACCAAAAATCCTGCACATGGTTACTctcaataaaaatgaaaacaaaaggtttTCGGCAACAATTAAAATAGTGGGAAACTGAAACTCCTTGTTGAAGTATTTTAACAGGTCCTCTCAAGTTGAGTGTTTGCAAAGTGCAAACTACTTTTTAATTTTCAGCAACCATATTCTACAGAATATTTTGAGagttttttgaaaataattttttgatgagTTAAGACTCTTATGTCAAAGAGAAACTTAACCAAGGTCATAAGGTCGATCGTTGGCTACATGCAgcaatgttaaaaaatttaaggagGGCTTATCATCCATTTGAATTCCACAAGAGTGGAGAGAATAATCTTAACAGTTCTTCGCACcgattaacacaaaaaaaaaaaaaaggtaaatagtgtcataccccctgcaaaataggcgagttttgcgttaccccctgcaaaatatttttttaagattaccccctgcaatgtcaatattccttgcgttacccccctggctcaacaagtgggcatatgacatgggtttatcttgacgtggcatgacacgtggaaattaatttattttttatttatttttaattgccaacttagtaattatttattttttaattaaaaaaaatgaaaaaaacttttttttttaaaaaactttttttttaaagaaatcttttttttttaaagaaacttttttttaaagaaacttttttatttaaagaaactttttttttcgttccgttcatatgcagcgattgttattcgttttcaatttcaatttgggggttagggcaaagcgattgttcttgcgttactatgtgattgcagtttttttttttttggttactctattattattattattattattattattattagttttttggttactgttattattattagtttttttttcatcttcgtttttttttttgttactctattattagttattatatatatataagaatttttttttatatatataataacaacttttagtcaaaaaaaaaaaatttcttttaagtaagttcataaaaatataacaacttttaagtttttttttcatttttttaattaaaaacccacattaattaatgagttggcaattaaaaataaataaaaaataaattaatttccacgtgtcatgtcacgtcaagattcttccatgtcatatgcacacttgttgagccaggggggtaacgcaaagaatcttgacattgcagggggtaatctcaaaaaaatattttgcagggggtaacgcaaaactcgcctattttgcagggggtataacactatttaccaaaaaaaaaaaaaaagagagagagaggggaTAGGGGCATGATTGTGTGTAAAAATGCATacttattctcatttttattttcaataaatttgaacctTAATTAGATTTAATGATAATTTATTTCTAATTCACTCCGATAAGAAATTTAATTGAGCCATCGTCCTAGAAGTCATGCTTTAATTCAATCACCTTTTTTTAGGTTAATTAATGATTAGTGTTGACCAAAAAAAACTTAGGATTCCTCTGTTTTTCTTAATCAAATCACTCTTGCTTTTAGCAAATAAAGGTACAATTAGTATATGAAAATCATCTTTAGTGTTTGGAACAAATTTAGAAACTTCCGGGTTATATAAACTTTATAAAGTGAAGTCAATAATACACCTAATCATAAGCCACTAGCGTTTTTAAATCGTCAGGATTGAATAATGAAtgaattttggttgaattttaatatatatatatatatatatatatatatatatatatcaaaacaatttaaaaaatcaattatattatatgatttaaaaaattaaaagttaaaatataaaaaatcatttacttatataatagaatatttttttaaaaaatataacgaaatgttttatatttaaattaattttataaatatattatttatttattaattttatttgttggatttgtattattatttaaggtgattctttgaattttaaAAGCAAAACTGGATTAACTGATTGGATTGAATTCAATCCATAATTATGTTGTGTGGATggatttttaataatagataaatgATTAGATGCATTGAATTGAATGGACATGGATATTTTGTTTTGACATGAAAGATTGACATGGATCAGTAGATGAAATTGGCCACAAAATATCACAATCACATGATGGATCGGTAGATGaacttaaatgaagaagtcaTTTTCTATATATAGTACTCTAGTAACATTATTTATCCTTCATTTCATATGAAACACATTACACATAGAGGGTCAATTTTGTTGAAGTTTTCCCAATCCTAGGGTCAATTTCTTATGGAAAGCAAAGCCACATGCAAAAAAAGAAGTCCAATTATTAAGTTAACTAGTAGTTTTGTCACATTCACACCACAATTATACTTCACAAGCCAAAACAAACGTGATTTCAAAACCTAATTATACTTCAATTATATAAGCATTTCAAATCAACAATTGAGACGGTTGATTAAATCAATTGTTTATAATGCAAAGTTCACCTTCCACTACTTAACCTTTAATAAATTgtattaatcaatt
This portion of the Trifolium pratense cultivar HEN17-A07 linkage group LG3, ARS_RC_1.1, whole genome shotgun sequence genome encodes:
- the LOC123914539 gene encoding uncharacterized mitochondrial protein AtMg00810-like; protein product: MLQQQGSILVVLIYVDDLIISGNDHAVISTFKTYLHTCFHMKDLGTLKYFLGVEVARSPTGILLSQRKYALDIVSEAGLLGCKPALTPLEQNHHLALANGRIIAQPDKYRRLVGRLIYLCFTRPELSYCVHILSLFMQQPKQEHWEAALRVVRYLKGNPGQGILLQHDSPLQLNGWCDSDWASCPLTRRSLTGWFILLGPSPISWKTKKQHTVSRSFAEAEYRSMATITCELKWLKGLLCSLGISHNQPMQISCDSQAALHMAKNPVFHERTKHIEVDCHFIRDEIVKDQIRPTYVPNNTQLADILTKALGRSNSSHICA